From a single Nicotiana tomentosiformis chromosome 2, ASM39032v3, whole genome shotgun sequence genomic region:
- the LOC104105663 gene encoding uncharacterized protein, giving the protein MFFDGAVNANGVGIGAILISPTGQHYPAIAWLWFFCTNNNAEYEACIMGMNMTIDMVVEELLIMGDSDLIIRQAQSEWKTRDIKIIPYRQYVEDLSKQFKSVELRYIPRFHNELADALATLAAMLPYPGNVHIDPLEIQIRERHGYCNKIEVEPNDQPWYHDIKRFLKNKEYPQQANGDQKRTIRRLDDSFFLSREVLYKRTPDLNLLSCVDAKEAEKIMNEVHSGVCRTHMNGYVLAKKILLAGYYRMNMEKDCFNFVRKCHQCQIHSDLIHALPSELHPVSVPWPFVAWGMDVIGSIEPKASNEHRFILLAIDYFTKWVETVTFKAITKKAVVDFVHSNIICHFGIP; this is encoded by the coding sequence atgttctttgatggagctgtaaaTGCAAATGGTGTTGGGATTGGGGCAATTTTGATTTCACCCACGGGTCAGCACTATCCGGCTATAGCCTGGCTTTGGTTCTTCTGTACGAATAACAACGCtgaatatgaagcttgcatcatgggCATGAACATGACAATTGATATGGTTGTAGAAGAATTATTAATCATGGGAGATTCTGATTTGATCATTCGGCAAGCACAAAGCGAATGGAAAACTCGAGATATCAAGATTATCCCATATAGACAATATGTGGAAGATCTTAGCAAACAGTTCAAATCCGTTGAATTAAGGTATATTCCTCGATTCCACAATGAGTTAGCTGATGCGCTAGCTACCTTAGCTGCAATGCTGCCGTATCCGGGCAACGTCCATATTGACCCTTTGGAGATTCAAATACGAGAAAGACATGGTTATTGCAACAAGATTGAAGTAGAACCAAATGAccaaccatggtatcatgatattAAAAGGTTCTTGAAAAATAAGGAATACCCTCAGCAGGCCAATGGAGACCAAAAGAGAACCATTAGAAGGCTTGACGACAGTTTCTTCTTAAGCAGAGAAGTGCTGTATAAGAGAACTCCAGATCTGAATCTTTTAAGTTGTGTAGATGCCAAAGAAGCCGAAAAGATCATGAACGAAGTTCATTCAGGAGTATGCAGGACCCACATGAACGGATATGTCCTGGCAAAGAAAATCCTgttggcaggttattataggaTGAACATGGAAAAGGATTGCTTCAATTTTGTCCGGAAGTGCCATCAGTGTCAGATACATAGTGACCTGATTCATGCACTGCCTTCAGAGTTGCATCCTGTGTCAGTACCTTGGCCGTTTGttgcttggggtatggatgtcattggGTCGATCGAGCCGAAAGCCTCAAATGAGCACAGATTTATCTTGCTTGCCATcgattacttcacaaaatgggtcgaaacgGTCACTTTTAAAGCcatcaccaagaaagcagtggtggaCTTCGTACATTCCAACATTATCTGTCATTTTGGTATTCCATAA